A single window of Penaeus vannamei isolate JL-2024 chromosome 24, ASM4276789v1, whole genome shotgun sequence DNA harbors:
- the LOC113808034 gene encoding uncharacterized protein: METEFLKQLVHLVQGEVSNDKRVPRDSGYGGGGCGGFEVFAFLAFLLALLNLVLQLNDNNRRRRSVLEEAEACRDSLDLSEGVWAVSQLTEGVLRAIASPPSCSHALLCDAASSAASRGPLAATFTALASDWLERWPGLQGSGFGQVARRAGRERNCSRYARTDCASVQPRDFDLQHVLNDPATLPMWRNASEGLLQHLVQSNWQWQDIREEKELMLDG; encoded by the exons ATGGAGACCGAATTCTTGAAGCAGCTCGTTCACCTCGTACAAGGAGAAGTCTCGAATGATAAGAG ggtGCCTCGTGACAGCGGCTACGGAGGCGGAGGCTGCGGAGGCTTCGAGGTGTTCGCCTTCCTGGCCTTCCTGCTCGCGCTCCTCAACCTGGTGCTCCAGCTCAACGACAACAACAGGAGGCGGAGGTCGGTGCTCGAGGAGGCGGAGGCGTGTCGG GATAGTCTTGATCTCTCTGAGGGCGTGTGGGCAGTGTCACAGTTAACGGAGGGCGTGTTGAGGGCCATAGCAAGCCCGCCCTCTTGTAGCCACGCCCTCCTGTGTGACGCTGCCTCCTCGGCCGCGTCTCGGGGTCCTCTCGCTGCCACCTTCACCGCCCTCGCCAG cgACTGGCTCGAGCGATGGCCCGGTCTGCAGGGAAGCGGCTTCGGCCAAGTCGCTCGCCGGGCCGGACGCGAGCGAAACTGCAGTCGCTACGCCAGAACCGACTGTGCGAGCGTGCAACCTCGTGACTTCGATCTGCAACATGTCTTGAACGATCCTGCAACGTTACCGATGTGGAGGAACGCCTCGGAGGGTCTTTTGCAACATCTAGTGCAATCTAATTGGCAATGGCAGGACATTAGGGAAGAAAAGGAGTTAATGCTTGATGGTTAA
- the LOC113808039 gene encoding uncharacterized protein → MEGLNYVPEDMVFSFSDVTHVLAEKVKSTLQDPQPAESGRFIIPFFSGSGGCNDAFTGFGFLAFLLALLDLILELQDGNRRRRSVQEGLNMDPDILMTLALESGPETQGAAAACYSLYRAFLNALATRDGGCAERFMCEGAEEAAASGPLGKMIATVASANAASWLKKENATLYKGVEEAGAAGAAGGACGMRYSQCFGLPPLYRHPRVYTGDPLRDYRAPGSPSFRPKDS, encoded by the exons atggAGGGCCTTAACTACGTGCCCGAGGACATGGTGTTCTCCTTCAGCGACGTGACGCACGTTCTGGCGGAGAAGGTGAAGAGCACTTTGCAAGACCCTCAGCCAGCAGAATCAGGGAG GTTCATCATTCCCTTCTTCAGCGGCTCCGGGGGCTGCAACGACGCCTTCACAGGATTCGGCTTCCTGGCTTTCCTGCTGGCGCTGCTGGATCTGATCTTGGAGTTGCAGGACGGGAACCGAAGGAGGCGGTCCGTTCAGGAGGGCCTGAACATGGATCCTGACATCCTCATGACTCTGGCGTTGGAG TCAGGCCCGGAGACGCAGGGAGCCGCGGCAGCGTGCTACAGCCTCTACAGGGCTTTCCTCAACGCCCTGGCCACGCGGGACGGAGGCTGCGCCGAGAGGTTCATGtgcgagggggcggaggaggcggcggcgtccGGACCCCTTGGCAAGATGATCGCGACTGTGGCGAG CGCCAACGCCGCGTCGTGGCTGAAGAAGGAGAACGCCACCCTCTACAAGGGCGTGGAGGAAGCAGGAGCTGCGGGCGCGGCCGGAGGGGCGTGTGGGATGAGGTACTCGCAGTGCTTCGGCCTCCCGCCCTTGTACCGACACCCTCGCGTGTACACAGGAGACCCCTTGCGCGATTACCGGGCCCCCGGAAGTCCTTCTTTTAGGCCGAAGGATTCTTAA